The nucleotide window CCAGATTGATTGTTGGGGCTAATTGGTCACTCAAGGAAAATACTACTACCCTCGAAATCGTCTTTAAACAAGCCCTCCTTACCTATGGTCTGCCCAAACTCTTCTATTGTGATAATGGTCAGGTATTCTCTTCCCAGCACCTCATCCATTCTAAACCTTATGACTCACCCTCCAGAGGTAAAATAGAACGCTTCTTTAGAACCGTCCGCCAAAACTTCCTTCCACTCTGCTGCCTTGAAAACAAATACTCTCTTTCTGGCTTTAATCAGTTGTTTATTACCTGGCTCGATCAATATCACCGGCGATTCCATCACGGGATCGAAATGCCCCCTCTGGATAAATTCCTTAATGACTCCAAATCTTATCCTGTCCGCAGAATTAACCCCCAGGATATTGACCACATCTTCTATCAAACTATTCACCGCTTAGTCAAAAATGATGCCACTGTCTCTATTAATGGTATCCTCTTTGAAACCCCAGCTAAATATATCGGCTCTATGGTTGAAGTCCGCTATCCCTCTGATCAGCCATTTGACCTTTATATCTATGAAAATGATCAGCCTCAGGTTAAACTCCACAGGCTTAATCAAATAGAAAATAGTAACCTGCCCTTTGGCAGCATTAAATTCTCTCAAGGAGGTAGTCAATCATGATTGAGGTTTATTATGGCCTCTCTGGCCTGCCCTTTGACAAATCTATCAAATCTGACCAGTTGTTTATCTCTGCTTCTGCTAAGGAACTCCTCGCTCGCCTCGATTTTATGAAACAGCATCGCGGGATTATGCTTGTTACAGGTGAGCCAGGTACCGGTAAAACTACTATCTTACGCGCCTTTGTTGACCAACTCTCCCAGCTCTCCTATCTGCCCTTCTATGCCCCTCTTTCTACCCTTAATGTCCTCGACTTCTATCGTCAAATCAATTCTATGCTCGGTGGTGAACCCCTACATCTTAAATCCCGCCTCTTCTCCTCTATCCAGAACTCTATTCAAGACCTCCTCTTGCATAACAAAAAAATCCCGGTTATCATCCTTGATGAAGCACATCTCCTTAAAAATGAAAACTTCTACCAACTCCAGATTATTTCTAACTTCAATATGGACTCTACTGACCCGGCTCTCTTTATCTTAGTGGCTCAATCCCATCTCCGCGATAGGCTCGCTCGCTCTATCCTTAACTCCTTTAATCAGCGTATTCAGCTTAGATATCACCTCATCCCTCTGATGAAGGATGAGATAGAACCTTATATCTCCCACCACCTCTCCATCAAAGGCTGCCCAAAATCCCCCTTCTCTCCCACAGCTGTTGAGGCTATCTTCAAACATACCGCTGGTATCCCTCGTCTCATCGGCTCTTTAGCCCTTAAAACTATGACCGCTGGCATCCAAAACAAGGCTCAAACCTTAACCGAAGAGCATGTCTTTGCTGCCAGTCAGGAAATCTAATGGAGGTGTAATTATGTTGTATGTCGGCGTTAATCTCTCATCAACTTCCTTCCAGGCTGTCCTCCTCTCACACTCCTTTGCTCTCTTAGACCACAGAGACTTCTACCTCAAAGACAACCCTTCTAATTCCCTCTTCCTTAACTGGATTGCTCCCTTTAAACAATACCCTCTTGAACCCTCTATCTTCTTCTTTGATCAACTCCAATTCAATTCCTCTACCTATGCTAATTCCTTCTTCTTCAGCATCAACCCTCCTGACAAAATCTCTCTTATCCCTCACCGAAAGATAGCTGATATCCTCTGCTTTATTAAAGATTGGCTCCTTGCTCAGGATATCCCTACATTCTTTGATCAACCAGAGTATATCCTCGCTTCCTCTATCCGTCTCTTTGACTTAAATCAGGATAATCTCCAACAACCTTAAAAATAACTCATCCCATAACCTTATCTCAGGATCTGTCAGAAACCCATCTCTGGTAGGTCCTCCATCCTTACCTTAATCCCTAAAATAATAAAATAGACCAAAATATTCCTTTAAATATCTCCCTCTCAGGATTATTTAATCCTACTTGCCATCCCTCTTAACCCCATTTCTTAGGCCAATTTATCCCTCAAATTTAAGGGAAATTTATTGACCAAAATTACAATCATTGTCAGTATCCCTGTTTTACCTCTGCCTAATACTTCCCTAATCCCTAACCGCTTAGCTATCTCAACTATAACCTTTAAAGCACCATAGGCTTTGCCTTGCTTCTCAATAAAACCGTTTATCTCCTGGAGTTTTTTAACATCCCCACCTTTAAGGGCAAATTCAATTGCCTCTATCACATGTTCAGGCCATTTGGTGATATTGGCTAAGGTCTGGTGAATAACCTTTTTCCCTTTGCGGATACTTTTTTGAATAAGCACGGTCAGGTATTTCTTATGATTATGCTCCCGATAGATTCTGGACACATACATAATGATTACATTATAGCATATTAATTAAATTTTGTCAAGTATTTTTTTAAAAAAATATAAAAAAATTTATTAATACTCGTATGCACACTTTTAAGGTCTAAAACTTGCCTATCCCCTTGATTATTAAAAGGTTATTACCATTTTATAGTCCCTTTTTGAGAGGAAGTTCCGTTGAAATTTGGAATTTCTATCTAATCTGTCCACTAAAAAATGTGGGTAATGATTAGTCCAAGGGAGGATATCAATTGAGTAGCGACAGAGCATTAGACTATATTTGTAACACGAATTTCAATCTTTATATCCGGGAGGTGGGTCAATTTTCTTTGTCAAAAGTGGGTCAATTTTCGTTTGCCATTAACAAACATTATTTTATCTATGAAACGCAACAATAAAATCACCCAAAAAGTGGAATAAAATAATTCTACCTCAACATTATTTATCCGTAACCGTTGAGCCTTGTCCAGTCTGATGAACAAGGCTGAACGGTTACGAAAACTGATTCCTGAATGCGGACAGCAACTCTTTATACATTAAAAACTTACTGCAAAGTTCCATTGTTTTTTCTCGGACACTTTTAACTACATTTTCTTTTCCAATATTCTGGATAACTTCGGCAATGAATGAGGCTATTTGCCGCATTTGTTCTTCTTTCATTCCTCTTGCAGTTAAAGACGGAGTTCCAAGTCGAATACCACTTGTTACCATTGCACTTTTTGTCTCAAAAGGAATGGTATTTTTATTAACAATGATACCTGCTTGCTCTAAGGCTTTTTCTGCCTGTTGACCTGTAATTCCTTTTGAAGTAAGGTCAATGAGGAGAAGATGGGTATCTGTTCCACCAGAGACAAGGTCAAATCCCAGACTCATTAACTCTTTTGCTAATGTTTTTGCATTTAAGAGAATTTGTTGCTGATACATTTTAAATGCGGGGCTCAATGCCTCTTTAAAACAAACTGCCTTAGCCGCAATGATATGCATTAGTGGTCCTCCCTGAATACCGGGAAAGATAGTTTTATCAATTAAATTCGCATACTCCTTTTTACACATTATCATTCCACCACGAGGGCCTTTCAGGGTTTTATGAGTAGTAGTTGTAACAAAATCACAATCCACAATGGGGTCAGGATGGAGTTTTGCCGCGACTAATCCCGCAATATGAGCAATATCTGCTAAAAGATAAGCACCAATGCTATCAGCAAGGACTCTAAACTTATCAAATTCAATAATTCTCGGATAAGCACTGGCACCACAAACAATCAACTTTGGTTTTTCTTCTTTTGCTATTTTCATAAGTTCATCAAAATCAATGAGTTGAGT belongs to bacterium and includes:
- the glyA gene encoding serine hydroxymethyltransferase, translated to MKKPLENLEKVDMEIAQLIYEEARNEVYNLNMIASENMVSEAVLEAQGCLMTNKYAEGYPYRRYYGGCSFVDRAEELAILRAKELFGAEHINVQPHSGSQANMAVYMAMLKPGDKIMGLSLCCGGHLTHGSKVNFSGIVYNTVAYKVNKQTQLIDFDELMKIAKEEKPKLIVCGASAYPRIIEFDKFRVLADSIGAYLLADIAHIAGLVAAKLHPDPIVDCDFVTTTTHKTLKGPRGGMIMCKKEYANLIDKTIFPGIQGGPLMHIIAAKAVCFKEALSPAFKMYQQQILLNAKTLAKELMSLGFDLVSGGTDTHLLLIDLTSKGITGQQAEKALEQAGIIVNKNTIPFETKSAMVTSGIRLGTPSLTARGMKEEQMRQIASFIAEVIQNIGKENVVKSVREKTMELCSKFLMYKELLSAFRNQFS
- a CDS encoding DDE-type integrase/transposase/recombinase, which codes for MAIKNSKSLNEQIALFRYGLISPVIHQTASNQTKYFKDLAQKSFTPPSSTQKHFSWKTFKHWLRLYRLFRFDGLKPKTRNDASKSRKITDSLSQTISQLLESYLAISVSALFRLMLDQNYISPGRICESTLRKFIIDNQLINQTPTPTPRKKFEKPHINDLWIADFLHGPHLLIDGKKQKIFLVAIIDDHSRLIVGANWSLKENTTTLEIVFKQALLTYGLPKLFYCDNGQVFSSQHLIHSKPYDSPSRGKIERFFRTVRQNFLPLCCLENKYSLSGFNQLFITWLDQYHRRFHHGIEMPPLDKFLNDSKSYPVRRINPQDIDHIFYQTIHRLVKNDATVSINGILFETPAKYIGSMVEVRYPSDQPFDLYIYENDQPQVKLHRLNQIENSNLPFGSIKFSQGGSQS
- a CDS encoding AAA family ATPase, with the protein product MIEVYYGLSGLPFDKSIKSDQLFISASAKELLARLDFMKQHRGIMLVTGEPGTGKTTILRAFVDQLSQLSYLPFYAPLSTLNVLDFYRQINSMLGGEPLHLKSRLFSSIQNSIQDLLLHNKKIPVIILDEAHLLKNENFYQLQIISNFNMDSTDPALFILVAQSHLRDRLARSILNSFNQRIQLRYHLIPLMKDEIEPYISHHLSIKGCPKSPFSPTAVEAIFKHTAGIPRLIGSLALKTMTAGIQNKAQTLTEEHVFAASQEI